Proteins encoded within one genomic window of Verrucomicrobiales bacterium:
- the recA gene encoding recombinase RecA, protein MPPKTAVEKNPPAESKLDPAVRSLSAAQQRDLDAAIATITKSFGEGAIMRLGDAGAQMKIDVIPTGALSVDLALGAGGLPRGRIVEIYGPESSGKTTLMLHVIANAQKAGGLAAFIDAEHALDPQYARKLGVNIDELLISQPDSGEEALTICETLARSNALDVIVVDSVAALVPKAELEGEMGMATMGMQARLMSQALRKLTAILSKAKTLCVFTNQLREKVGVMFGSPETTPGGKALKFYASVRLDIRRKDAIKDAAGNVLGNQVKVKVVKNKVAPPFVEAEFEIIYNHGINKEGCILDVGIANGVVDKKGAWLQFQGELIGQGKEAARQALVDKPDLAKKIVEAIMIKRLPVVAAPAVQP, encoded by the coding sequence ATGCCGCCAAAGACTGCTGTAGAGAAGAACCCGCCCGCTGAATCCAAACTCGATCCCGCTGTTCGTAGCTTGAGCGCTGCCCAGCAACGCGACCTGGATGCGGCCATTGCCACAATTACCAAGTCGTTCGGTGAGGGCGCCATCATGCGTCTCGGGGATGCCGGGGCTCAGATGAAGATTGATGTCATCCCGACGGGTGCCTTGTCGGTGGATCTCGCCCTGGGCGCGGGCGGGTTGCCCCGCGGCCGAATTGTCGAAATCTATGGTCCGGAGTCCTCGGGTAAGACGACCCTGATGCTGCACGTGATTGCCAACGCTCAGAAGGCGGGCGGTTTGGCCGCCTTCATCGATGCGGAGCATGCACTCGATCCCCAATATGCCCGCAAGCTGGGGGTCAATATTGATGAGTTGCTGATCTCCCAGCCTGACAGCGGAGAAGAAGCACTGACTATTTGTGAAACCTTGGCGCGCTCGAATGCCCTGGATGTGATCGTGGTGGATTCCGTGGCGGCGCTGGTACCCAAGGCGGAGTTGGAAGGGGAGATGGGCATGGCCACCATGGGCATGCAGGCCCGCTTGATGAGCCAGGCGCTTCGAAAGTTGACCGCTATTCTCAGCAAGGCGAAGACGCTTTGCGTGTTCACCAACCAGCTCCGTGAGAAAGTTGGAGTGATGTTCGGCAGCCCGGAAACGACTCCTGGCGGAAAAGCCCTCAAGTTCTACGCGAGTGTTCGTCTGGACATTCGTCGGAAGGATGCCATCAAGGACGCGGCTGGCAATGTGCTCGGTAACCAGGTGAAAGTGAAGGTGGTGAAGAACAAGGTGGCCCCGCCGTTCGTGGAAGCGGAGTTCGAAATCATCTATAATCACGGCATCAACAAGGAGGGCTGCATCCTGGATGTCGGCATTGCCAATGGCGTGGTGGATAAGAAGGGCGCCTGGCTGCAGTTCCAGGGCGAGTTGATCGGTCAGGGCAAGGAAGCCGCGCGGCAAGCGCTGGTGGACAAGCCCGATCTCGCGAAGAAAATCGTCGAAGCGATCATGATCAAGCGCCTGCCGGTGGTCGCTGCCCCGGCTGTGCAGCCTTAG
- a CDS encoding RluA family pseudouridine synthase, translating into MEAITNIAAYKFARLAELKPLRERLLRLCRGWGLKGTILLSTEGINLFVAGSAASIDLLLHELRNIPGLAELTPKISESDHQPFSRMLVRIKKEIIAFGVEGIDPAQRTSPKLDARTLKQWLDEGRPITLLDTRNDYEVKLGTFKGALPIGVNHFRDFPAAVDKLPGAMREQPIVMFCTGGIRCEKAGPFMESRGFRQIFQLDGGILKYFEECGAAHYEGECFVFDQRVGVDPSLHETESTQCFNCLTPLTQDQQEDPRYQPPVSCPYCFRTTEERRAAELAVRQQAISQACHPLPGSTPYDNYRPLNVPPNLDGMTVVEFVARLLPHVPLPEWEKIASQGRLVDVDRRSVAPSHPVRAGERYWHWIPETIEPPVSSDIRLVHEDEALIVIHKPAPLPLHPCGRFNRNTLQHIIQLAYRPQKPRPAHRLDANTTGLVVFTRTRAFASLVQPQFARGQVEKKYLARIQGHPMQDRFACDAAISDEPGDLGAREVDEENGLEARTEFTVLVRLADGTTLIEARPLTGRTNQIRVHLWELGFPISGDPVYLPNRARGNTQTLSLTDPPLCLHAWKLGFKHPVTRQLVEFTAPQPLWAAEAAIH; encoded by the coding sequence ATGGAAGCGATCACGAATATTGCAGCTTACAAGTTTGCCCGGCTCGCCGAGCTAAAGCCTCTGCGCGAGCGACTCCTCCGTTTGTGCCGAGGCTGGGGCCTTAAGGGAACCATCCTGCTGAGCACCGAGGGCATCAACCTCTTTGTCGCTGGCTCTGCCGCTTCCATCGATCTCCTGCTTCACGAACTCCGGAACATTCCCGGACTGGCCGAGCTCACGCCGAAGATCAGCGAAAGCGACCACCAGCCGTTCTCCCGAATGCTGGTCCGCATCAAGAAGGAGATCATCGCCTTCGGGGTGGAAGGTATCGACCCCGCTCAACGGACCTCTCCGAAACTCGACGCGCGAACTCTCAAACAGTGGCTGGATGAAGGTCGCCCCATCACCCTGCTCGACACCCGGAACGACTACGAGGTGAAGCTGGGAACTTTCAAGGGAGCGCTCCCCATCGGGGTCAATCATTTCCGCGATTTTCCCGCGGCGGTCGACAAACTGCCCGGAGCGATGCGCGAGCAGCCCATTGTGATGTTTTGCACGGGCGGGATCCGATGCGAAAAAGCCGGCCCCTTCATGGAAAGCCGCGGATTCCGTCAGATCTTCCAACTCGATGGCGGCATCCTGAAGTATTTCGAGGAATGCGGCGCCGCACATTACGAGGGAGAATGTTTTGTTTTTGATCAACGGGTCGGTGTGGATCCCAGCCTGCACGAAACCGAGTCGACCCAGTGCTTTAACTGCCTGACTCCCCTGACTCAGGATCAGCAGGAGGATCCTCGCTACCAGCCCCCCGTCTCCTGCCCGTACTGCTTCCGCACGACCGAGGAACGACGGGCGGCCGAGTTGGCGGTTCGGCAACAAGCCATCTCGCAGGCCTGCCATCCCTTGCCGGGCAGCACGCCCTACGACAATTATCGTCCATTGAATGTTCCCCCGAACCTGGACGGCATGACCGTGGTTGAGTTCGTGGCCCGGCTATTGCCGCACGTGCCGCTGCCCGAGTGGGAAAAGATCGCCAGCCAAGGGCGCCTGGTGGATGTCGACCGTCGTTCCGTCGCCCCATCGCACCCAGTGCGCGCCGGCGAGCGGTACTGGCATTGGATTCCCGAGACCATCGAACCGCCGGTGAGCTCCGATATTCGTCTCGTCCACGAGGACGAGGCACTGATCGTGATTCATAAACCGGCACCCTTGCCGCTGCATCCCTGCGGCCGATTCAACCGAAACACCCTGCAGCATATCATCCAGCTGGCCTATCGTCCCCAGAAGCCGCGCCCAGCGCATCGGCTGGACGCCAACACCACCGGGCTAGTGGTGTTCACTCGCACCCGAGCGTTCGCCAGCCTCGTACAGCCCCAATTCGCGCGAGGCCAGGTGGAAAAAAAATACCTCGCTCGCATCCAGGGACACCCGATGCAGGATCGCTTCGCTTGCGACGCCGCCATTAGCGACGAACCGGGGGACCTGGGAGCGCGAGAAGTCGACGAGGAGAATGGTCTCGAGGCGCGAACCGAGTTCACCGTGCTCGTACGTCTAGCGGATGGCACGACGCTCATCGAGGCCCGCCCACTCACCGGACGCACGAATCAGATCCGAGTCCACCTTTGGGAGCTGGGTTTCCCCATTAGCGGCGATCCGGTCTACCTGCCGAACCGGGCACGCGGCAATACGCAGACCTTATCACTCACCGATCCCCCGCTCTGCCTCCACGCGTGGAAACTAGGATTCAAGCATCCCGTCACGCGTCAGCTAGTTGAGTTCACCGCCCCGCAACCCTTGTGGGCTGCGGAAGCGGCGATTCACTGA
- a CDS encoding PilT/PilU family type 4a pilus ATPase, whose amino-acid sequence MRRNELDYFLGSLLEFDKNVSDIIMTVGRPMQVEVHGMLNPVPISPFIESLTPFQTEMIALNLMGGSKRLTEDLLKYGACDTSYSLGSRARFRVNIFSQRGSISIVLRKLNAHIPEFKDLWLPEVMLNAAKEKTGLVLVTGATGSGKTTTLASLINNINSTHPIHIITLEDPVEFIYEQKKATINQRELGTDFDTFSSGLRAALRQAPKVILVGEMRDRATVEIALNAAETGHLVFSTLHTIDAGQTINRILGMFEQEEQEQVRLRLADTLRWVFSQRLIPKVGGGRFPLIEIMGNNMRTKETIVLGESEGKSFYEIIEASNTFGWRNFDNASLEAYKANVITEETAIAYCSRRGVVARGIDLIKKGRGEMVGKGNDLRMAPGAEGTPDRPAPKPLPPLPGTIKLKM is encoded by the coding sequence ATGCGCCGCAACGAACTCGACTACTTCCTGGGGTCCCTGCTGGAATTCGACAAGAACGTGTCGGACATCATCATGACTGTCGGCCGACCGATGCAAGTGGAGGTGCACGGGATGCTAAATCCGGTTCCCATCAGCCCATTCATCGAATCTCTGACGCCGTTTCAGACCGAAATGATCGCCCTCAACCTGATGGGCGGGAGTAAACGTTTGACGGAAGATCTATTGAAGTACGGCGCGTGCGACACCTCCTATTCGCTAGGAAGCAGGGCTCGCTTCCGGGTGAACATTTTTTCACAACGCGGAAGCATCTCCATCGTTCTGCGGAAGCTCAACGCGCATATCCCGGAGTTCAAGGACCTCTGGCTACCCGAGGTCATGTTAAATGCGGCCAAGGAAAAGACCGGGCTCGTGCTCGTGACCGGTGCAACTGGATCGGGAAAGACCACCACGCTGGCGTCGCTGATCAACAATATCAACTCAACCCACCCCATTCACATCATCACACTGGAGGATCCGGTAGAGTTCATTTACGAGCAGAAGAAGGCTACCATCAATCAACGCGAGTTGGGGACTGATTTCGACACCTTTTCGAGCGGATTGCGCGCCGCGTTGCGACAGGCGCCCAAGGTCATCCTGGTCGGCGAAATGCGGGATCGTGCTACAGTGGAGATCGCCCTGAACGCCGCCGAAACCGGCCATCTCGTGTTCAGCACGCTGCATACCATTGATGCCGGACAAACGATCAACCGCATCCTGGGCATGTTCGAACAGGAGGAGCAGGAGCAAGTACGCCTCCGGCTCGCCGACACCCTCCGCTGGGTCTTCAGCCAACGACTCATTCCGAAGGTGGGGGGAGGACGGTTTCCGCTCATCGAGATCATGGGCAACAACATGCGAACGAAGGAAACGATCGTCCTCGGAGAGAGCGAAGGAAAATCCTTCTACGAGATTATTGAGGCGAGCAACACTTTCGGTTGGAGGAACTTCGACAATGCCTCACTCGAAGCTTACAAGGCCAATGTCATTACCGAGGAAACCGCCATCGCCTACTGCAGCCGACGGGGTGTCGTCGCTCGTGGCATCGACCTCATTAAGAAGGGACGAGGTGAAATGGTCGGCAAGGGCAACGACCTCCGGATGGCTCCGGGAGCGGAGGGCACTCCGGATCGTCCCGCCCCCAAACCACTGCCACCCCTGCCTGGGACCATTAAACTCAAAATGTAA